One part of the Desulfonema ishimotonii genome encodes these proteins:
- a CDS encoding type II secretion system F family protein codes for MTVFSYKASDFSGKVVKGTLEAGGEKDAVGKLQEMGYIPIRVTASGAKQGISDADVSGGLTSLFSRVATKDVMLFTQDLSALLEAGLPIDRALTILLDVIEKDRFRGIVRDILRSVQSGAYLSDAMAQHPNAFSDFYVNMVRAGEAGGVLENVLDRLGIFLETSQELKEYITSALIYPIFLVCVGGASIIILMTFVIPKFSMIFSDLGASIPASTQILLGFSGALRDYWWVFLLTGSGLLLFYRWYAGTPAGRQRIDRYKLRLPVAGDLIRKVEVARFARTLGTLVKSGVPILQALKLVREIIGNTLIAGEMARVYERVKEGDRLSRPLEETGIFPGLAVQMITVGEESGRLDEMLLRVADNYEKVVRNLIKRFVSILEPAMILIMGLVIGFIVISMLMAIFSMNDMPF; via the coding sequence ATGACTGTTTTTTCATATAAAGCATCGGATTTTTCCGGTAAGGTGGTAAAAGGCACCCTTGAGGCCGGGGGGGAAAAGGACGCCGTCGGAAAGCTCCAGGAGATGGGATACATTCCCATCCGGGTAACAGCGTCAGGTGCAAAGCAGGGCATTTCGGATGCGGATGTGTCCGGGGGGCTGACATCGCTGTTCAGTCGGGTGGCCACCAAGGACGTCATGCTGTTCACCCAGGATCTTTCAGCGCTCCTGGAAGCGGGGCTGCCCATAGACCGCGCCCTGACCATCCTGCTGGACGTGATTGAGAAAGACCGGTTCCGGGGGATTGTCCGGGATATCCTCAGATCGGTTCAGAGCGGGGCCTACCTGTCCGATGCCATGGCCCAGCACCCCAATGCGTTTTCGGATTTTTACGTGAACATGGTGCGGGCCGGAGAGGCGGGCGGGGTTCTGGAAAACGTTCTGGATCGGCTGGGCATTTTTCTGGAGACATCCCAGGAACTGAAGGAATATATCACATCGGCCCTGATTTATCCGATTTTCCTGGTCTGCGTGGGCGGGGCATCCATTATTATCCTGATGACCTTTGTGATCCCCAAGTTTTCAATGATCTTTTCCGATCTGGGCGCGTCCATCCCGGCCTCCACCCAAATACTGCTGGGATTCAGCGGGGCGCTGCGGGATTACTGGTGGGTGTTTCTCCTGACCGGGTCCGGACTGCTGCTGTTTTACCGGTGGTATGCCGGAACACCGGCAGGCCGGCAGCGCATCGACCGGTACAAGCTGAGGCTCCCGGTCGCCGGGGATCTGATCAGAAAGGTCGAGGTGGCGCGGTTTGCCAGAACCCTGGGAACGCTGGTCAAAAGCGGCGTTCCCATTTTGCAGGCCCTGAAGCTGGTCCGGGAAATCATTGGCAACACCCTGATTGCCGGGGAGATGGCCCGTGTATATGAGCGGGTCAAGGAGGGCGACCGGCTCTCCAGACCGCTGGAGGAAACCGGGATATTCCCCGGTCTCGCGGTCCAGATGATTACCGTGGGCGAGGAGTCGGGCCGTCTGGATGAAATGCTGCTGCGGGTTGCCGACAATTACGAAAAGGTGGTTCGGAACCTGATCAAGCGGTTTGTCAGCATTCTGGAGCCTGCCATGATTCTTATCATGGGCCTTGTGATCGGCTTTATCGTGATATCCATGCTCATGGCCATCTTCAGCATGAACGACATGCCCTTTTGA
- the pgi gene encoding glucose-6-phosphate isomerase, whose amino-acid sequence MPSPLFSETPIWKKLAQQAQRFSLPKMHLKHLLRQERRLETFSLNGAGLFYDFSRQRIDGEALGHLIELAEARDLRAQFRAMMAGEKVNVTEGRAALHTACRSFSDAPVRADGKDVMPAIRDVREKIRAFAEKIRGGAITGSTGKPFRHIVVVGIGGSYLGAQFISEALCAFADRKLALHYLANVDIHNFGHVASRIDPETTLWVMISKSYTTAETLANTKQAYAFMEEKGLDPSKHVVTVTSEGSPGDDPSNPVIDAFHMFNFIGGRYSVTSAVGGVPLSLYLGYERFEELLRGAEEMDQHALTAPPEKNLPLMAALISVWNNNFLGYEAHAIIPYAEPLCKLAPHVQQLYMESCGKSVTKDGRPLDGKQTGVIIFGEPGTNAQHSFFQLAHQGRPFPIDFIGVIRPQYEQYRSESKGVTNHQELWANFLSQPMALAIGKDDENPAKVFSGNRPSSTILLEDLSPRNVGRLLAFYEHRTVFEAFIWDINPFDQFGVELGKVMASDIRSEMVAKNGDEKHSFQGMDKINEFYLEALFSGEKWQVMREG is encoded by the coding sequence ATGCCTTCCCCGCTTTTTTCTGAAACGCCCATCTGGAAGAAACTGGCGCAGCAGGCCCAGCGGTTTTCCCTGCCGAAAATGCACCTGAAACACCTCCTTCGGCAGGAACGCCGGCTGGAAACATTTTCCCTGAACGGCGCCGGTCTGTTTTATGATTTCTCGCGGCAGCGTATTGACGGAGAGGCCCTTGGGCATCTGATTGAACTGGCCGAAGCCAGGGATCTCCGGGCGCAGTTTCGCGCCATGATGGCCGGGGAAAAGGTCAACGTGACCGAAGGCCGGGCCGCGCTTCACACGGCCTGCCGCAGCTTTTCCGACGCGCCGGTCCGGGCGGACGGAAAGGATGTCATGCCCGCAATCCGGGATGTCCGGGAAAAGATCCGCGCCTTTGCCGAAAAGATTCGCGGCGGCGCGATCACCGGTTCCACGGGCAAGCCGTTCCGGCATATCGTGGTGGTCGGCATCGGCGGGTCCTATCTGGGGGCGCAGTTTATCTCCGAGGCCCTTTGCGCTTTTGCGGACAGGAAACTGGCGCTCCATTATCTTGCCAATGTGGACATTCACAATTTCGGGCATGTGGCCTCCCGGATTGACCCGGAAACCACCCTGTGGGTGATGATCTCAAAGAGCTACACCACCGCTGAAACCCTTGCCAACACAAAACAGGCCTATGCGTTCATGGAGGAAAAGGGGCTTGATCCGTCAAAGCATGTGGTTACGGTGACATCCGAAGGCAGTCCCGGAGACGACCCGTCCAATCCGGTCATTGACGCCTTTCACATGTTCAATTTTATCGGCGGCAGATACAGCGTCACCTCTGCCGTGGGCGGTGTGCCGCTGAGCCTGTATCTGGGGTATGAGCGGTTTGAAGAACTGCTCAGAGGGGCCGAGGAGATGGATCAGCACGCACTGACCGCGCCACCTGAAAAGAACCTGCCCCTGATGGCGGCCCTCATCAGCGTGTGGAACAACAATTTTCTGGGATATGAGGCTCATGCCATCATTCCCTATGCGGAACCACTGTGCAAGCTGGCCCCCCATGTGCAGCAGCTTTACATGGAGAGCTGCGGAAAATCCGTGACCAAAGACGGCAGGCCTCTGGACGGGAAGCAGACCGGGGTGATCATCTTCGGCGAACCGGGGACCAATGCCCAGCATTCTTTTTTCCAGCTTGCCCACCAGGGGCGGCCCTTTCCCATTGATTTCATCGGCGTGATCAGGCCGCAATATGAGCAATACCGGTCAGAATCCAAGGGCGTGACCAATCATCAGGAGCTGTGGGCCAATTTCCTTTCCCAGCCCATGGCCCTCGCTATTGGCAAGGATGACGAAAACCCGGCAAAGGTTTTTTCGGGCAACCGGCCCTCGTCCACCATTCTGCTGGAAGACCTCTCTCCCCGGAACGTGGGACGTTTGCTGGCCTTTTATGAACACCGGACCGTGTTTGAGGCGTTTATCTGGGACATCAATCCCTTTGATCAGTTCGGCGTGGAACTGGGGAAGGTGATGGCCTCGGATATCCGGTCGGAGATGGTCGCGAAAAACGGGGATGAAAAGCATAGTTTTCAGGGCATGGATAAAATTAATGAATTTTATTTGGAGGCTTTGTTTTCAGGGGAGAAATGGCAAGTGATGAGAGAGGGGTAG
- the gspE gene encoding type II secretion system ATPase GspE yields MDTTAHMISVSYQDYPKEPVTLDNLSGKFMKQSGFIPLAFDQTTLRIAMARPEDRETVEALKFAYGCDIDVCQGKPEDILDAIERLYGAGSQSIETIIEEADRDVYEIAADGDADVDHLIDMASEAPIIRLVNRLILNAVESRASDIHFEPFEAEFRVRYRIDGVLNEVEAPPKRLQAAIISRVKIMSKLDIAERRLPQDGRIKLKIADREIDFRVSTVPTVFGESLVMRILDRENLVLDLEKIGFPADILAQYTRLISQPYGMILVTGPTGSGKTSTLYTTLAKINSPEVKIITLEDPVEYQLTGINQIQVNPKIGLNFVDGLRSIVRQDPDIILVGEIRDRETAEIAIQSALTGHLLFSTLHTNDAAGAVTRLLDMGVENFLLSSTLLGILAQRLVRVICPHCKTRIEPEQKLLRSMNLPPEELAQIEFCGGAGCEECRGTGYKGRTAIFEYINIDEDIRQEIIANSSAGKIREMAVSKGAVTLRADGWRKVRQGITTIPEVLRVTLDN; encoded by the coding sequence ATGGACACTACAGCGCATATGATCAGCGTCAGTTATCAGGATTATCCCAAAGAGCCGGTGACACTGGACAACCTGTCCGGCAAATTCATGAAGCAGTCCGGGTTTATTCCCCTGGCCTTTGACCAGACCACCCTTCGGATCGCAATGGCCCGCCCGGAGGACCGGGAGACGGTTGAAGCCCTGAAATTCGCATATGGCTGCGATATTGACGTGTGTCAGGGAAAGCCGGAGGACATTCTGGACGCCATCGAGCGGCTGTACGGTGCCGGAAGCCAGTCCATAGAGACCATTATCGAAGAGGCGGACAGGGATGTCTACGAGATCGCCGCAGACGGGGACGCGGACGTGGATCATCTCATCGACATGGCGTCCGAAGCGCCCATCATCCGCCTGGTCAACCGGCTGATTCTGAACGCCGTGGAGTCGCGGGCCAGTGATATTCATTTTGAGCCGTTTGAGGCCGAGTTCAGGGTCCGGTACCGGATTGACGGCGTGCTGAACGAGGTGGAGGCCCCGCCCAAACGCCTTCAGGCCGCCATTATTTCCAGGGTCAAGATCATGTCCAAGCTGGACATCGCCGAGCGGCGTCTGCCCCAGGACGGGCGGATCAAGCTGAAGATTGCGGACCGGGAGATCGACTTCCGGGTCTCCACCGTGCCCACGGTTTTCGGCGAGAGCCTGGTCATGCGGATTCTGGACCGGGAGAACCTGGTGCTGGATCTGGAAAAGATCGGTTTTCCGGCGGATATTCTCGCCCAGTACACCCGCCTGATTTCCCAGCCCTACGGGATGATTCTGGTAACCGGTCCCACAGGCAGCGGGAAAACCTCGACCCTTTACACAACCCTTGCGAAGATCAATTCCCCCGAAGTCAAGATTATCACCCTTGAAGACCCGGTGGAATACCAGTTGACCGGCATCAACCAGATTCAGGTCAATCCAAAGATCGGGCTCAATTTTGTGGACGGGCTGCGCTCCATTGTGCGGCAGGACCCGGACATTATCCTGGTGGGGGAGATCCGCGACCGGGAGACGGCGGAGATTGCCATCCAGTCGGCACTGACCGGCCATCTGCTGTTCAGCACCCTTCACACCAACGATGCGGCCGGGGCCGTGACGCGGCTGCTGGACATGGGTGTGGAGAATTTTTTGCTGAGTTCCACCCTGCTCGGCATACTGGCCCAGCGGCTGGTGCGGGTGATCTGTCCCCACTGCAAGACGCGGATTGAGCCGGAACAGAAGCTGTTGCGCTCCATGAACCTGCCGCCCGAAGAGCTTGCGCAGATCGAATTCTGCGGCGGGGCCGGGTGTGAGGAATGTCGCGGAACCGGTTACAAAGGCCGGACGGCCATCTTTGAATATATCAATATTGACGAGGATATCCGTCAGGAGATTATCGCCAATTCGAGTGCCGGGAAAATCCGGGAGATGGCCGTATCCAAGGGCGCGGTGACGCTGCGGGCGGATGGCTGGCGAAAGGTCCGGCAGGGCATCACCACCATTCCCGAAGTGCTTCGGGTGACGCTGGATAACTGA
- a CDS encoding ComEA family DNA-binding protein, which produces MPVIKRFMVVFVALTFVLGAAGAVLGGEKIDINKATVDELSQLKNIGPKKAAAIVAYRDKNGPFKTPGDLINVSGIGAKTFEANKDLITVGPSAPKVDTKALDTGKVTSPATKAVDTGKKVTPTATKVTDTGKTSATVEKKK; this is translated from the coding sequence ATGCCGGTAATCAAGAGGTTTATGGTTGTTTTTGTTGCATTGACATTTGTGCTGGGTGCGGCCGGTGCGGTATTGGGCGGAGAGAAAATCGACATTAACAAGGCGACCGTGGATGAGCTGAGCCAGTTGAAGAACATCGGCCCCAAAAAAGCCGCAGCTATCGTTGCCTACCGGGATAAAAACGGTCCGTTCAAGACCCCTGGGGATCTGATCAACGTCAGCGGGATCGGTGCAAAGACCTTTGAGGCCAACAAAGATCTGATTACGGTCGGTCCGTCAGCGCCGAAAGTGGATACAAAAGCGCTTGATACCGGCAAAGTAACGTCCCCCGCAACAAAAGCGGTTGACACCGGTAAGAAGGTAACGCCCACTGCGACAAAGGTGACTGACACCGGCAAAACATCTGCAACTGTTGAGAAAAAGAAATAA
- a CDS encoding AAA family ATPase, with protein sequence MKGEDMPENDKIKSLHLENFTVFEKADFEFCPGINVLIGANGTGKTHVMKISYGLLELCYYIQKKSVEPINFIGDIFQQTSLESLNRISGQAALAKLKYAATKTELEIFPKNKKPDTISGISGTDPAPKSCFIPAQEFLSINKGFRSTYENREIPYDRTYYDLSLALDTLPLRREKLTGVKDILDLLGNILAGKDAESGDVVSQEGGQFYLNLPEGRLDAPLVADGYRKLATLYYLLRNGSLTKNSVLFWDEPEANLNPKLIVETVRVLKMMAALGMQIFVATHDYLLSHELSLMAEYPSDADIDIRFFALHKPDRTAGVQVESGRTLAEIENNPILEEFAAHYDRESALFHQSEGQDE encoded by the coding sequence ATGAAAGGCGAAGATATGCCAGAAAATGATAAAATAAAAAGCCTTCATCTGGAAAATTTTACTGTTTTTGAAAAGGCGGATTTTGAGTTCTGTCCGGGGATCAATGTACTGATTGGCGCAAATGGGACAGGAAAGACGCATGTGATGAAAATAAGTTACGGGCTTCTGGAGTTGTGCTACTATATTCAGAAAAAATCTGTTGAACCTATTAATTTTATAGGAGATATTTTTCAGCAAACAAGTTTGGAGTCACTAAATCGTATCTCCGGTCAAGCTGCATTGGCTAAATTAAAATATGCTGCTACAAAAACTGAATTAGAAATTTTTCCTAAAAATAAAAAACCAGATACAATTTCTGGCATTTCGGGAACTGATCCTGCACCAAAATCCTGTTTTATACCTGCTCAGGAATTTTTGTCTATAAATAAGGGGTTTAGATCGACATATGAAAATCGGGAAATACCATATGATCGTACATATTATGACCTCAGCCTTGCCTTGGACACACTTCCGCTTCGCAGAGAGAAGCTTACGGGCGTAAAAGACATTCTGGATTTGTTGGGCAATATTCTTGCAGGGAAAGATGCCGAATCCGGGGACGTGGTGAGTCAGGAAGGCGGACAGTTTTATCTGAATTTGCCAGAAGGCCGTCTTGATGCACCTCTTGTGGCGGACGGCTATCGCAAGCTTGCCACGCTCTATTATCTGCTGAGAAACGGGTCTCTGACCAAAAACAGCGTTTTGTTCTGGGATGAGCCGGAAGCCAATCTGAACCCCAAACTCATTGTGGAAACCGTCCGTGTCCTGAAAATGATGGCAGCTTTGGGGATGCAGATATTTGTTGCCACCCATGATTATCTGCTCAGCCACGAGCTTTCCCTGATGGCGGAGTATCCCTCAGACGCCGATATTGACATCCGCTTTTTTGCCCTGCATAAACCGGACAGAACCGCAGGGGTTCAGGTGGAATCAGGCCGGACGCTGGCGGAAATAGAAAATAACCCGATTCTGGAGGAATTTGCGGCCCACTACGACCGGGAATCAGCCCTTTTTCATCAGTCAGAGGGACAGGACGAATGA
- a CDS encoding exodeoxyribonuclease III has translation MAEREIKLISWNVNGLRAVWKKDFPESFRKADADIFAIQETKLQEPQLTDEMRHIDGYESYWSYASVKKGYSGVGVYTRLRPLNVRYGIGIPEFDDEGRILELDFGDFIFFNIYFPNGQMGEDRLQYKLAFYEAFFAYTDQYRKAGKRLVITGDYNTAHNEIDLKNPRANKDRSGFLRIERDWLDRIVENGYADTFRHLYPETVKYSWWSYRFKARDRNAGWRIDYFFTTQNMVEEERIRDAFIDNDVFGSDHCPVGLIIAI, from the coding sequence ATGGCGGAACGCGAAATAAAGCTGATATCATGGAATGTTAACGGCCTGAGAGCAGTATGGAAAAAGGATTTCCCCGAATCTTTTCGCAAAGCGGATGCGGATATTTTCGCCATCCAGGAGACCAAGCTTCAGGAGCCTCAGCTCACCGATGAAATGCGTCACATCGACGGATATGAATCCTACTGGTCCTATGCCTCCGTCAAGAAGGGATACAGCGGCGTGGGGGTTTATACGAGGCTCAGGCCCCTGAACGTCAGATATGGCATCGGTATCCCGGAATTTGACGATGAAGGGCGGATTCTGGAGCTGGATTTCGGCGACTTCATCTTTTTCAATATTTACTTCCCCAACGGTCAGATGGGGGAGGACCGGCTTCAGTATAAGCTCGCTTTTTACGAGGCGTTTTTTGCCTATACGGATCAGTACAGAAAGGCCGGAAAGCGTCTGGTGATCACGGGGGACTACAACACCGCCCACAATGAGATTGACCTTAAGAATCCCAGGGCCAACAAGGATCGCTCCGGCTTTCTGCGGATCGAAAGGGACTGGCTCGACCGGATCGTTGAAAACGGCTACGCAGACACCTTTCGCCACCTTTACCCCGAAACGGTGAAATATTCATGGTGGTCATACCGGTTTAAGGCAAGGGATCGGAATGCGGGGTGGCGCATTGACTATTTTTTCACCACACAGAATATGGTGGAAGAAGAGCGGATCAGAGACGCCTTTATTGATAACGATGTTTTCGGTTCTGACCACTGTCCTGTGGGTCTGATTATCGCCATCTGA
- the elbB gene encoding isoprenoid biosynthesis glyoxalase ElbB: protein MSKKVGVLLSGCGVFDGAEIHEAVLTLLFLDRAGAEIICMAPDMEFDVVSHVTQAATGEKRNVLTESARIARGNIRDLKEMKASDMDALILPGGFGAAKNLSDFAVKGPDATVHPEVQRILDEMLAAGKPVGAICIAPATVAKALADKHPEVTIGNDPGTAAGVENAGGKHIECAVDQIHVDQKNKVVTTPAYMLGPGIKDVAVGIEKLVSQIVSMI from the coding sequence ATGAGCAAAAAAGTCGGTGTTCTTTTATCCGGGTGCGGCGTGTTCGACGGCGCTGAAATTCACGAGGCGGTGCTGACCCTGCTTTTTCTGGACAGGGCAGGGGCGGAAATCATCTGTATGGCCCCGGACATGGAATTCGACGTGGTGAGCCATGTGACCCAGGCGGCCACCGGTGAAAAGCGGAACGTGCTGACGGAGTCGGCCAGGATCGCACGGGGAAACATCCGGGATCTCAAAGAAATGAAGGCCTCGGATATGGACGCCCTGATTCTGCCCGGCGGCTTTGGCGCGGCCAAAAATCTGAGCGATTTTGCCGTAAAAGGCCCGGACGCAACGGTTCATCCCGAAGTACAGCGGATTCTGGATGAAATGCTTGCAGCGGGCAAGCCGGTCGGGGCCATCTGCATCGCACCGGCGACCGTGGCCAAAGCCCTTGCCGACAAACATCCCGAAGTGACCATCGGCAATGATCCCGGAACGGCTGCGGGCGTGGAAAATGCGGGCGGAAAGCATATTGAATGCGCGGTGGATCAGATTCATGTGGACCAGAAAAACAAAGTGGTGACGACACCGGCCTACATGCTGGGGCCGGGCATCAAAGATGTGGCGGTCGGCATTGAAAAGCTCGTCAGCCAGATTGTCTCCATGATATGA